A genomic region of Vitis vinifera cultivar Pinot Noir 40024 chromosome 7, ASM3070453v1 contains the following coding sequences:
- the LOC100242224 gene encoding transcription factor DIVARICATA produces MEWSDFLESSFCTNLQALQTPHPGWDYEENKMFETALAQLGFATPDLLQKVAARVPGKSFEQVVSHFAALVQDIEMIESAGDFPMSMPELGTKKEQGSSARAMSTGHTSRRGVPWTVQEHKLFLVGLIAFGKGDWRNILRHCVITKSPTQVASHAQKYFKRHSSSASSSARRRRCSIHDIQINFDDDSTSTILPNISQISDASRLLPASCNNGEEKNPISP; encoded by the exons ATGGAATGGTCAGATTTTCTTGAATCTTCCTTCTGCACTAATCTGCAGGCTCTTCAAACACCCCATCCTGGATGGGATTATGAAGAGAACAAGATGTTTGAGACTGCTTTGGCCCAACTTGGCTTTGCTACTCCAGACTTACTGCAGAAAGTGGCTGCTAGGGTTCCTGGGAAAAGCTTTGAACAGGTTGTCAGCCATTTTGCAGCACTGGTTCAAGATATAGAAATGATTGAGTCTGCAGGTGACTTCCCCATGTCTATGCCAGAACTGGGTACTAAGAAAGAACAAGGATCATCTGCTAGAGCCATGTCCACTGGCCATACATCCCGAAGGGGGGTTCCATGGACTGTACAAGAACATAA GTTGTTCCTGGTTGGACTGATAGCATTTGGGAAAGGAGACTGGAGGAACATATTGAGGCACTGTGTGATAACCAAGAGCCCAACCCAGGTGGCCAGCCATGCTCAGAAGTACTTCAAGCGCCATAGCAGCTCTGCATCATCTTCTGCAAGGAGGAGACGATGCAGCATTCatgatattcaaattaattttgatgatgattccACCTCAACTATCTTGCCTAATATCTCCCAAATCTCAGATGCTTCCAGGCTGCTGCCTGCTTCCTGCAACAATGGGGAGGAGAAGAACCCTATTTCTCCATGA
- the LOC100254404 gene encoding eukaryotic translation initiation factor 6-2, with product MATRLQFENSCEVGVFSKLTNAYCLVAIGGSESFYSVFESELADVIPVVKTSIGGTRIIGRLCAGNKKGLLLPHTTTDQELQHLRNSLPDQVVVQRIEEKLSALGNCIACNDHVALAHTDLDRETEEMVADVLGVEVFRQTIAGNILVGSYCTFSNRGGLVHPHTSIEDLDELSTLLQVPLVAGTVNRGSEVIAAGMTVNDWTAFCGSDTTATELSVIESVFKLREAQPSAIVDEMRKSLIDSYV from the exons ATGGCAACCA GGCTTCAGTTTGAGAACTCGTGCGAAGTTGGGGTGTTCTCCAAGCTCACCAATGCGTATTGTTTGGTTGCGATCGGTGGTTCCGAAAGCTTTTACAG TGTGTTTGAATCAGAGTTGGCTGATGTTATCCCCGTGGTTAAAACCTCGATTGGTGGTACGAGAATTATTGGTCGGCTTTGTGCTG gaaacaaaaaagggcTTCTCTTGCCACACACCACCACGGACCAAG AACTTCAACACCTGAGGAACAGCCTCCCTGATCAAGTTGTTGTTCAGCGTATAGAAGAGAAGCTATCTGCTCTAGGAAATTGCATAGCTTGCAATGACCATGTTGCTCTTGCACACACTGATCTTGACAGG GAAACTGAGGAGATGGTTGCAGATGTTCTTGGAGTAGAAGTTTTTAGGCAGACCATTGCTGGTAACATTCTTGTTGGTAGCTACTGCACCTTTTCCAACAGAGGTGGCTTG GTCCATCCCCATACATCCATTGAAGACTTGGATGAACTTTCAACACTCCTTCAGGTCCCTTTGGTGGCTGGGACAGTGAATCGCGGTAGTGAAGTGATAGCTGCAGGGATGACTGTTAATGACTGGACAGCATTCTGTGGATCAGACACTACAGCAACAGAACTATCTGTCATCGAGAGCGTCTTCAAATTGAGGGAGGCCCAACCTAGTGCCATTGTGGATGAGATGAGGAAATCGTTGATTGACAGCTATGTCTga
- the LOC100249301 gene encoding mitochondrial phosphate carrier protein 1, mitochondrial: protein MRGVEERRECGELTPGPGYFWVCTIGGMLSAGTTHVAITPLDVLKVNMQVYPIKYNTISSCFITLLREQGPSAFWRGWATKFFGYGVQGGFRFGLYEYFKKLYSDVLVDHNRSFIFFASSASAEVLANVALCPFEAVKVRVQAQPHFAKGLLDGFPKLYASEGLYGFYRGLVPLWGRNLPFSMIMFSTFEHSVDFLYRNVIHRRKEDCSRVQQLGVTCLAGCAAGSVASLITNPADNIVASLYNRKADSLLLAVKKIGLMNLFTRSLPIRIILVGPVVTLQWLVYDTIKVLSGLPTSGEVLTDKEVNKKV from the exons ATGAGAGGGGTAGAAGAAAGGAGAGAGTGTGGGGAATTGACTCCTGGACCTGGCTATTTCTGGGTCTGCACCATTGGTGGAATGCTCAGTGCTGGAACCACCCATGTCGCTATCACTCCTCTTGATGTCTTAAAAGTCAACATGCAG GTATACCCCATCAAGTATAACACCATCTCCTCATGTTTTATTACCCTGTTGAGAGAACAAGGTCCTTCTGCCTTCTGGAGGGGTTGGGCCACCAAGTTCTTTGGGTATGGTGTTCAAGGTGGATTTCGATTTGGTCTATATGAATATTTCAAGAAGCTTTACTCTGATGTGCTGGTAGACCACAACCGAAGCTTCATCTTCTTTGCAAGTAGTGCATCTGCAGAAGTACTTGCCAATGTGGCTCTCTGTCCTTTTGAAGCTGTTAAAGTCCGGGTTCAAGCGCAGCCCCATTTCGCAAAGGGTTTGCTTGATGGCTTTCCAAAGCTGTATGCATCAGAAGGCCTCTATGG CTTTTACAGGGGTCTTGTTCCACTTTGGGGTCGAAACCTTCCAT TCTCTATGATTATGTTCTCAACTTTTGAACATTCTGTGGATTTTCTGTACCGTAATGTTATCCATAGAAGAAAGGAGGATTGCTCAAGAGTTCAACAGCTTGGAGTTACATGTTTAGCTGGCTGTGCTGCTGGATCTGTTGCTTCCTTAATTACTAATCCTGCTGACAACATTGTTGCCTCTCTTTATAACAGAAAGGCTGATAGCCTCTTGCTG GCTGTGAAGAAAATTGGACTTATGAATTTATTTACAAGAAGTCTTCCTATTAGGATAATTCTAGTGGGGCCTGTTGTAACTTTGCAGTGGTTAGTTTATGACACCATCAAAGTCTTAAGTGGATT ACCTACCAGTGGGGAAGTTCTCACTGACAAAGAAGTGAACAAAAAAGTGTAA
- the LOC100259527 gene encoding plant intracellular Ras-group-related LRR protein 4: MESSAKSVDDVVGEIMRIHRSLPTRPGIDEVEAARTLIRNVEKEDQARLEAIGRQPRNPDVPEELFMVFQEMQKNLVSLQSKEEKREALKLLDLEGVHLMFDDLIERASRCLPSTSISHHSSSSSSSPSTLSKSSESAPASASATAFNSTVFKETPKVTDLFTRDDSYVKKTKSTFYVDGIGASPANLSTPQILDSSLKSPSTSGQDSEKLSLIKLASLIEVSSKKGTRDLNLQNKLMDQIEWLPDSIGKLSSLMTLDLSENRIVALPATIGGLSSLTKLDLHSNRIAELPDCIGNLLSVVVLDLRGNQLTSLPATFCRLVRLEELDLSSNRLSSLPESIGSLVKLKKLSVETNDIEEIPHTIGQCSSLKELRADYNRLKALPEAVGRIQSLEILSVRYNNIKQLPTTMSSLSNLRELDVSFNELESIPESLCFATTLVKMNIGSNFADLQYLPRSIGNLEMLEELDISNNQIRVLPDSFKMLTRLRVLRLDQNPLEVPPRHVAEMGAQAVVQYMAELVAKREVKSLPVKQKKTWAQRCFFSRSNKRKRNGMDYVKA; this comes from the exons ATGGAATCGTCAGCGAAATCGGTGGATGATGTTGTGGGGGAGATCATGAGAATTCATAGATCTCTGCCCACAAGGCCTGGGATTGATGAGGTGGAAGCAGCAAGGACATTGATAAGGAATGTGGAGAAGGAGGACCAAGCGAGACTTGAAGCCATTGGGAGGCAACCCAGAAACCCAGATGTGCCGGAGGAGCTGTTCATGGTGTTTCAGGAGATGCAGAAGAATTTGGTGTCTTTGCAGAGCAAAGAGGAGAAGAGGGAGGCCTTGAAGTTGCTTGATCTTGAAGGGGTACACTTGATGTTCGATGATTTGATTGAGAGGGCCTCTAGATGCCTTCCTTCTACCTCCATTTCCCACCACTCTAGCAGTTCCTCTTCCTCTCCCTCCACTTTGTCCAAGTCTTCCGAGTCTGCTCCTGCTTCAGCTTCAGCTACTGCTTTCAATTCCACCGTCTTTAAAGAAACTCCTAAAGTTACTGATTTGTTCACCAGAGATGATAGTTATGTGAAGAAGACTAAGTCTACATTTTATGTGGATGGAATTGGGGCCAGTCCTGCGAATTTATCAACACCCCAGATACTGGATTCGTCCCTAAAGTCTCCAAGCACTTCAG GTCAAGATAGTGAGAAGTTGAGTCTGATAAAGCTTGCTAGCTTGATTGAAGTATCTTCAAAGAAAGGAACTCGAGATCTCAATCTCCAGAACAAGTTGATGGATCAAATTGAATGGCTACCTGACTCCATAGGGAAGTTATCGAGTTTAATGACCCTGGACTTGTCAGAGAATCGGATTGTGGCCCTTCCAGCTACAATTGGGGGCCTTTCATCATTGACAAAATTGGACTTACATTCAAACAGGATTGCTGAACTCCCTGACTGCATTGGAAATCTCCTCAGTGTGGTTGTTCTGGACCTAAGGGGGAACCAGTTGACATCTCTGCCTGCTACATTCTGCAGACTGGTCCGTCTAGAGGAGCTCGATTTGAGCTCAAATAGGCTCTCTTCTCTTCCTGAGTCTATTGGGTCACTTGTCAAACTGAAAAAATTAAGTGTGGAGACTAATGACATCGAAGAAATTCCACATACTATTGGTCAGTGCTCTTCCCTCAAGGAGCTTCGAGCAGATTATAATCGGCTCAAAGCTCTTCCAGAAGCTGTAGGAAGGATACAGTCCCTGGAGATTCTGTCTGTGCGTTACAATAACATCAAACAATTACCCACAACGATGTCCTCACTTTCAAACCTAAGGGAGCTTGATGTGAGTTTCAATGAGCTTGAGTCGATACCCGAGAGTTTATGTTTTGCAACCACACTTGTCAAGATGAATATAGGCAGCAATTTTGCTGATCTGCAATACTTACCAAGGTCTATTGGCAACCTTGAGATGCTTGAAGAGTTGGATATTAGCAATAATCAGATACGGGTCCTTCCAGATTCTTTTAAGATGCTAACACGGCTAAGAGTCTTACGGCTGGATCAAAATCCTCTAGAAGTGCCACCAAGACATGTTGCTGAAATGGGTGCACAG GCCGTAGTTCAGTACATGGCTGAACTGGTCGCAAAGAGGGAGGTCAAATCACTGCCAGTTAAGCAGAAAAAGACCTGGGCTCAGAGATGCTTCTTTTCAAGGTCTAACAAAAGGAAGCGCAATGGCATGGATTATGTGAAAGCCTGA